A single Garra rufa chromosome 9, GarRuf1.0, whole genome shotgun sequence DNA region contains:
- the bcam gene encoding basal cell adhesion molecule isoform X2 — MLGPFGICCTLLALALQVCLASVMVKVTPEVEVIRGETAQLPCSYTISAPASAVVVQWLIETPSGRKQIAYKSPQGSGVDPDPTMTGRLVMEDDLSITISKVMVEDERTYICQVTAGAVGFSEAQTQVKVYFAPEKPVITGNNQAITVSHDTDSSSEVAKCISRNAYPQPRIIWFKDATPLPEVKDLKEKTYMIPSVVKEASGLYTMTSTLFMQPVKADAKSVFHCTVEYSMPNNQIKQESSDKFNLSLLYSTENVFFKLKNQGPVKEGDDVLLECETDGNPQPEFDFYKEDEQLKGSKGTLKVRSVTRKDAGLYKCEALDFDALENVELVKTLSLDVHYLDPVSVTPEGPLVTDKGNAVDLHCKTKSSDEYTLQWKKDSKVLSQTGVLTLQSVTLADAGVYLCVGAVPSVPGLQKQANVTLTVTGAPEIDAPVDGFVDKEGGMVTLNCSTLGHPAPQFIWTPSGKESVTVVGNKVISTVTLEASAAVLKDGVICEAYNKLGRNSKNFKVSVKSDPSKPQDTNAANRAEKQQGGSSTVVIAVVVCVLLLLILVAALFFLNKKGKLTCGKKDKKDVASEGVKGGIVVEMKSSEKGNEEAGLLNKPHAEQ; from the exons TATGTCTGGCTTCAGTCATGGTTAAGGTGACTCCAGAGGTTGAGGTGATTAGAGGAGAAACTGCCCAACTGCCTTGCAGCTACACCATCTCTGCTCCGGCCTCTGCTGTCGTGGTCCAGTGGTTGATT GAGACTCCAAGTGGAAGAAAGCAAATCGCTTACAAATCTCCCCAAGGTAGTGGCGTTGATCCAGACCCAACAATGACAGGTCGCTTAGTCATGGAAGACGACCTGTCCATCACCATCTCCAAAGTCATGGTGGAAGATGAGAGAACCTACATCTGCCAAGTGACTGCAGGAGCTGTAGGGTTCTCTGAAGCTCAGACCCAGGTCAAGGTTTACT TTGCTCCAGAGAAGCCAGTGATCACTGGAAATAATCAGGCTATCACTGTCAGTCATGACACTGACTCTTCCTCTGAA GTGGCCAAGTGCATCAGCAGGAACGCTTATCCTCAGCCTCGTATTATCTGGTTTAAAGACGCCACCCCTCTGCCTGAAGTAAAGGACCTAAAGGAAA aaACATATATGATACCTAGTGTGGTGAAGGAAGCCTCAGGCTTGTACACCATGACCAGCACGCTGTTCATGCAGCCGGTCAAAGCCGATGCTAAATCAGTCTTCCACTGCACGGTGGAGTACAGCATGCCAAACAACCAGATCAAACAGGAGAGCTCCGATAAATTCAACCTCTCGTTGCTCT ATTCAACAGAAAATGTGTTCTTCAAACTGAAGAATCAGGGGCCAGTCAAAGAGGGGGATGATGTTCTGTTGGAGTGTGAGACTGATGGAAACCCTCAACCAGAGTTTGATTTTTATAAAGAG GACGAACAACTGAAAGGATCAAAAGGAACGTTGAAAGTGAGGAGCGTCACTCGAAAGGATGCTGGACTCTATAAGTGTGAAGCTCTGGACTTTGACGCCTTAGAAAATGTTGAACTTGTCAAAACACTAAGCTTAGATGTGCACT ATCTTGACCCTGTGTCAGTGACTCCAGAAGGCCCATTGGTTACTGATAAAGGAAATGCTGTGGACCTTCATTGTAAGACCAAGTCCTCTGATGAATACACCCTGCAGTGGAAAAAG GACTCAAAGGTGCTGTCGCAGACTGGTGTGTTGACTCTCCAGTCAGTGACTCTGGCTGATGCTGGTGTGTATTTATGTGTCGGAGCTGTACCTTCAGTGCCAGGTCTCCAAAAACAAGCCAATGTCACCCTTACCGTCACAG GTGCACCTGAGATTGATGCTCCAGTGGATGGTTTTGTTGATAAGGAAGGAGGGATGGTCACTCTCAACTGCTCTACTCTTGGTCATCCTGCTCCACAGTTCATCTGGACACCTTCTGGCAAAGAG tcGGTGACAGTAGTGGGGAATAAGGTGATCAGCACAGTTACTCTTGAGGCCTCGGCTGCGGTTCTGAAGGATGGTGTGATTTGTGAAGCATACAACAAGCTTGGAAGAAACAGCAAGAACTTCAAGGTGTCCGTCAAATCAG ATCCAAGCAAACCACAAGATACCAATGCTGCTAACCGAG CGGAGAAACAGCAGGGAGGTTCAAGCACGGTTGTGATCGCTGTGGTGGTGTGCGTTCTCCTGCTTCTCATCCTGGTGGCTGCGCTCTTCTTCCTTAACAAGAAAGGCAAGCTGACCTGTGGGAAAAAGGACAAGAAAGATGT GGCATCTGAGGGGGTGAAAGGTGGTATTGTGGTGGAGATGAAATCCAGTGAAAAAGGCAATGAAGAAGCTGGTCTGCTAAACAAACCGCATGCAGAACAG tga
- the bcam gene encoding basal cell adhesion molecule isoform X1 → MLGPFGICCTLLALALQVCLASVMVKVTPEVEVIRGETAQLPCSYTISAPASAVVVQWLIETPSGRKQIAYKSPQGSGVDPDPTMTGRLVMEDDLSITISKVMVEDERTYICQVTAGAVGFSEAQTQVKVYFAPEKPVITGNNQAITVSHDTDSSSEVAKCISRNAYPQPRIIWFKDATPLPEVKDLKEKTYMIPSVVKEASGLYTMTSTLFMQPVKADAKSVFHCTVEYSMPNNQIKQESSDKFNLSLLYSTENVFFKLKNQGPVKEGDDVLLECETDGNPQPEFDFYKEDEQLKGSKGTLKVRSVTRKDAGLYKCEALDFDALENVELVKTLSLDVHYLDPVSVTPEGPLVTDKGNAVDLHCKTKSSDEYTLQWKKDSKVLSQTGVLTLQSVTLADAGVYLCVGAVPSVPGLQKQANVTLTVTGAPEIDAPVDGFVDKEGGMVTLNCSTLGHPAPQFIWTPSGKESVTVVGNKVISTVTLEASAAVLKDGVICEAYNKLGRNSKNFKVSVKSDPSKPQDTNAANRGNPVFKTAEKQQGGSSTVVIAVVVCVLLLLILVAALFFLNKKGKLTCGKKDKKDVASEGVKGGIVVEMKSSEKGNEEAGLLNKPHAEQ, encoded by the exons TATGTCTGGCTTCAGTCATGGTTAAGGTGACTCCAGAGGTTGAGGTGATTAGAGGAGAAACTGCCCAACTGCCTTGCAGCTACACCATCTCTGCTCCGGCCTCTGCTGTCGTGGTCCAGTGGTTGATT GAGACTCCAAGTGGAAGAAAGCAAATCGCTTACAAATCTCCCCAAGGTAGTGGCGTTGATCCAGACCCAACAATGACAGGTCGCTTAGTCATGGAAGACGACCTGTCCATCACCATCTCCAAAGTCATGGTGGAAGATGAGAGAACCTACATCTGCCAAGTGACTGCAGGAGCTGTAGGGTTCTCTGAAGCTCAGACCCAGGTCAAGGTTTACT TTGCTCCAGAGAAGCCAGTGATCACTGGAAATAATCAGGCTATCACTGTCAGTCATGACACTGACTCTTCCTCTGAA GTGGCCAAGTGCATCAGCAGGAACGCTTATCCTCAGCCTCGTATTATCTGGTTTAAAGACGCCACCCCTCTGCCTGAAGTAAAGGACCTAAAGGAAA aaACATATATGATACCTAGTGTGGTGAAGGAAGCCTCAGGCTTGTACACCATGACCAGCACGCTGTTCATGCAGCCGGTCAAAGCCGATGCTAAATCAGTCTTCCACTGCACGGTGGAGTACAGCATGCCAAACAACCAGATCAAACAGGAGAGCTCCGATAAATTCAACCTCTCGTTGCTCT ATTCAACAGAAAATGTGTTCTTCAAACTGAAGAATCAGGGGCCAGTCAAAGAGGGGGATGATGTTCTGTTGGAGTGTGAGACTGATGGAAACCCTCAACCAGAGTTTGATTTTTATAAAGAG GACGAACAACTGAAAGGATCAAAAGGAACGTTGAAAGTGAGGAGCGTCACTCGAAAGGATGCTGGACTCTATAAGTGTGAAGCTCTGGACTTTGACGCCTTAGAAAATGTTGAACTTGTCAAAACACTAAGCTTAGATGTGCACT ATCTTGACCCTGTGTCAGTGACTCCAGAAGGCCCATTGGTTACTGATAAAGGAAATGCTGTGGACCTTCATTGTAAGACCAAGTCCTCTGATGAATACACCCTGCAGTGGAAAAAG GACTCAAAGGTGCTGTCGCAGACTGGTGTGTTGACTCTCCAGTCAGTGACTCTGGCTGATGCTGGTGTGTATTTATGTGTCGGAGCTGTACCTTCAGTGCCAGGTCTCCAAAAACAAGCCAATGTCACCCTTACCGTCACAG GTGCACCTGAGATTGATGCTCCAGTGGATGGTTTTGTTGATAAGGAAGGAGGGATGGTCACTCTCAACTGCTCTACTCTTGGTCATCCTGCTCCACAGTTCATCTGGACACCTTCTGGCAAAGAG tcGGTGACAGTAGTGGGGAATAAGGTGATCAGCACAGTTACTCTTGAGGCCTCGGCTGCGGTTCTGAAGGATGGTGTGATTTGTGAAGCATACAACAAGCTTGGAAGAAACAGCAAGAACTTCAAGGTGTCCGTCAAATCAG ATCCAAGCAAACCACAAGATACCAATGCTGCTAACCGAG GAAACCCTGTGTTTAAAACAG CGGAGAAACAGCAGGGAGGTTCAAGCACGGTTGTGATCGCTGTGGTGGTGTGCGTTCTCCTGCTTCTCATCCTGGTGGCTGCGCTCTTCTTCCTTAACAAGAAAGGCAAGCTGACCTGTGGGAAAAAGGACAAGAAAGATGT GGCATCTGAGGGGGTGAAAGGTGGTATTGTGGTGGAGATGAAATCCAGTGAAAAAGGCAATGAAGAAGCTGGTCTGCTAAACAAACCGCATGCAGAACAG tga